From a single Streptomyces sp. 1331.2 genomic region:
- a CDS encoding cytochrome c oxidase assembly protein: MSGRMNGAVDGAVSALAYSGPPPWRWSDLATSWTAEPLVLTLSVLLAAWYLTSVRTVHRCGGERWQPTRTTAFLGGLLLWIWCTCSGLGVYERILFTDRAVQVVLLLMVVPLLLALGAPVSLLAAAAPPARRERILRALRSRPSKVLMFPAVSTALLMAPPWLLYFTPWYEESVSSAFGNVLLHLVLVLLGLAYFWPRLQLDPVGHEYPHLVGLFITFAEVIFDAGLGIVLIYGGHLVAEHYYVALGRPWGPSPAQDQTWGGNAFWVLGDLVGLPFLAALVRRMVVQGREETKAVDAELDARFEAAAAEARAEGRAEEEETGMRPWWLDDPNLKHRYGG, translated from the coding sequence GTGAGCGGACGGATGAACGGCGCGGTGGACGGCGCGGTCTCCGCGCTCGCGTACAGCGGGCCGCCGCCGTGGCGCTGGTCCGACCTGGCCACCTCCTGGACGGCCGAACCGCTGGTGCTCACCCTCTCCGTCCTGCTCGCCGCCTGGTACCTCACCTCGGTGCGCACCGTCCACCGCTGCGGCGGCGAACGGTGGCAGCCCACCCGCACCACCGCCTTCCTCGGCGGGCTGCTGCTGTGGATCTGGTGCACCTGCTCCGGCCTCGGCGTGTACGAGCGGATCCTCTTCACCGACCGCGCCGTACAGGTCGTGCTGCTGCTCATGGTCGTCCCGCTGCTGCTCGCGCTCGGCGCGCCCGTCTCGCTGCTGGCCGCCGCCGCGCCGCCCGCCCGGCGGGAGCGGATCCTGCGGGCGCTGCGCAGCCGCCCGTCCAAGGTGCTGATGTTCCCGGCCGTCTCGACCGCGCTGCTGATGGCGCCGCCGTGGCTGCTCTACTTCACGCCCTGGTACGAGGAGTCGGTGTCCAGCGCGTTCGGGAACGTGCTGCTGCACCTGGTGCTGGTGCTGCTCGGCCTCGCCTACTTCTGGCCGCGGCTGCAGCTCGACCCGGTCGGGCACGAGTACCCGCACCTCGTCGGGCTTTTCATCACCTTCGCCGAAGTGATCTTCGACGCGGGGCTCGGGATCGTGCTGATCTACGGTGGTCACCTGGTCGCCGAGCACTACTACGTGGCGCTCGGACGGCCGTGGGGCCCGAGCCCGGCGCAGGACCAGACCTGGGGCGGCAACGCCTTCTGGGTGCTGGGGGACCTGGTCGGACTGCCGTTCCTGGCCGCGCTGGTGCGGCGGATGGTGGTGCAGGGGCGGGAGGAGACCAAGGCCGTGGACGCCGAGCTGGACGCCCGCTTCGAGGCGGCGGCCGCGGAGGCGCGGGCCGAGGGGCGTGCCGAGGAGGAGGAGACGGGGATGCGGCCGTGGTGGCTGGACGACCCGAACCTCAAGCACCGCTACGGGGGGTAG
- the rsgA gene encoding ribosome small subunit-dependent GTPase A translates to MSNAASVPFFSSSLSSDDSAAGSTLAGYGWTAELAELFAPYGEAGLLPARIVRVDRGQCDAVIADPETGEPRTVRFDTRPVGDADMINCPCTGDWAAVDLHAQPMAAVTALLPRSTAIIRKVAGKRSDGQVLAANVDTVLIAASLAADPDLGRIERFLALAWESGAEPLVVLTKADLVDDADFIRADVEAVAPGVTVLTVSAETGEGIDVLRACTPGTTAVIGQSGVGKSTLTNALAGAEVMTVQEARAVDQKGRHTTTTRELIPLPGGGVLIDTPGLREVGLYGGEGVDLAFADIAELAEECRFHDCGHHTEPGCAVQAALADGTLPQRRMDSYLKLQRENDWIASRTDARVAKARLQKWKAITKSMRAAGGPVKR, encoded by the coding sequence TTGTCCAACGCTGCCTCCGTTCCGTTCTTCTCCTCTTCCCTTTCTTCTGATGACTCCGCTGCCGGCTCCACGCTGGCCGGGTACGGCTGGACGGCCGAGCTCGCGGAGCTGTTCGCCCCGTACGGCGAGGCCGGGCTGCTCCCGGCCCGGATCGTCCGGGTCGACCGCGGCCAGTGCGACGCCGTGATCGCCGACCCGGAGACGGGCGAGCCGCGCACCGTGCGGTTCGACACCCGGCCGGTGGGCGACGCCGACATGATCAACTGCCCGTGCACGGGCGACTGGGCGGCCGTGGACCTCCACGCCCAGCCGATGGCCGCCGTCACCGCGTTGCTGCCGCGCTCCACCGCGATCATCCGCAAGGTGGCCGGCAAGCGCTCCGACGGCCAGGTGTTGGCCGCCAACGTCGACACCGTGCTGATCGCCGCCTCCCTGGCGGCCGACCCCGACCTCGGTCGGATCGAGCGCTTCCTCGCCCTGGCCTGGGAGTCCGGCGCCGAGCCCCTGGTCGTCCTCACCAAGGCCGACCTGGTGGACGACGCCGACTTCATCCGGGCCGACGTCGAGGCCGTCGCCCCCGGCGTCACGGTGCTCACCGTGAGCGCCGAGACCGGTGAGGGCATCGACGTACTGCGCGCCTGCACCCCCGGCACCACCGCGGTGATCGGCCAGTCCGGCGTCGGCAAGTCCACGCTCACCAACGCGCTGGCCGGCGCCGAGGTGATGACCGTCCAGGAGGCCCGTGCGGTCGACCAGAAGGGCCGCCACACCACGACCACCCGCGAGCTGATCCCGCTGCCCGGCGGGGGCGTGCTGATCGACACCCCCGGTCTGCGTGAGGTCGGCCTCTACGGTGGCGAGGGGGTGGACCTCGCCTTCGCCGACATAGCCGAGCTGGCCGAGGAGTGCCGCTTCCACGACTGCGGCCACCACACCGAGCCCGGCTGCGCGGTGCAGGCGGCGCTGGCCGACGGCACCCTGCCGCAGCGGCGCATGGACAGCTACCTCAAGCTCCAGCGCGAGAACGACTGGATCGCCTCGCGCACGGACGCCCGGGTGGCCAAGGCCCGGCTGCAGAAGTGGAAGGCGATCACCAAGTCGATGCGTGCCGCGGGAGGTCCGGTGAAGCGCTGA
- a CDS encoding ASCH domain-containing protein, which produces MTEQPGERPADHSYTGPDDPQVVALPPAEFAFPGPLRDQLVAAILSGAKTSTTGLVADYEHEGEPLPRAGERAAVLDSDGRRVAVIETTDVRVVPLAEVDLQHALDEGEGDDSVAEWRATHERFWRSPELLAALDDPDFTVDDSTPLVLQRFRLVADLR; this is translated from the coding sequence ATGACCGAGCAACCCGGCGAGCGGCCCGCCGACCACTCCTACACCGGCCCGGACGACCCGCAGGTCGTCGCCCTGCCCCCGGCGGAGTTCGCCTTCCCCGGTCCGCTGCGCGATCAGCTGGTCGCGGCCATCCTCAGCGGGGCCAAGACCAGCACCACCGGACTGGTCGCCGACTACGAGCACGAGGGCGAGCCCCTGCCCCGGGCCGGCGAGCGGGCCGCCGTCCTCGACTCGGACGGCCGCCGGGTCGCGGTGATCGAGACCACGGACGTCCGGGTGGTCCCGCTCGCCGAGGTCGACCTGCAGCACGCCCTGGACGAGGGCGAGGGGGACGACAGCGTGGCCGAGTGGCGTGCGACGCACGAACGGTTCTGGCGCAGCCCGGAGTTGCTCGCCGCCCTCGATGATCCGGATTTCACCGTGGACGACTCCACTCCGCTGGTCCTGCAGCGCTTCCGTCTGGTGGCCGACCTCCGCTGA
- a CDS encoding DNA-3-methyladenine glycosylase 2 family protein gives MSDSRQSPRTRSRRLDSVIDDDIRYRAVDSRDARFDGVFFTAVTSTGIYCRPSCPAVTPKRVNCVFYPSAAAAQGAGFRACRRCRPDSVPGSPEWNHRADLVGRAMRLIGDGVVDREGVAGLAGRLGYSARQLQRQLTAELGAGPIALARARRAQTARLLLQTTELSVTDVAFAAGFASVRQFNDTVREVYDRTPSGLRAEVAAGRRTATPAGGLTLRLAYRGPLDSDHLIDFLALRAVPGVEEVVPGARPGVRTYRRTLALPYGHGIAEVDGLAPAEPRTRGWLDCRLFLADLRDLPTAVQRLRILFDLDADPLAVDEQLGADPVLGPLVRERPGLRSPGHVDPHELAVRAVLGQQVTVGAARTLAGRLAEKYGAALPEPSGGLRLLFPTAAALVTADPEDFAMPAARRRALTGLCAALAEGTVRLDSGADREEAAARLLELPGIGPWTVGYLRMRALADPDVFLPSDVGVKHGLVRLGAPGDPKSAARAAEAWAPWRSYAVHRLWAGPVIISTGTENARA, from the coding sequence ATGTCCGATTCCCGCCAGTCCCCCCGCACCCGATCCCGCAGACTGGACAGCGTGATCGACGACGACATCCGGTACCGAGCCGTGGACAGCCGCGACGCCCGCTTCGACGGCGTCTTCTTCACGGCCGTCACCTCCACCGGCATCTACTGCCGGCCGAGCTGCCCGGCCGTAACCCCCAAGCGCGTCAACTGCGTCTTCTACCCGAGCGCTGCGGCCGCCCAGGGCGCGGGCTTCCGCGCCTGCCGCCGCTGCCGCCCCGACTCCGTGCCGGGCTCGCCCGAGTGGAACCACCGCGCCGACCTGGTCGGCCGCGCGATGCGCCTGATCGGCGACGGCGTGGTGGACCGGGAGGGCGTCGCGGGCCTGGCCGGCCGCCTCGGCTACAGCGCCCGCCAGCTGCAGCGCCAGCTCACCGCCGAGCTCGGCGCCGGCCCGATCGCGCTGGCCCGCGCCCGCCGCGCCCAGACCGCCCGGCTGCTCCTGCAGACCACCGAGCTGTCCGTCACCGACGTCGCGTTCGCGGCCGGCTTCGCCTCGGTCCGCCAGTTCAACGACACCGTGCGCGAGGTGTACGACCGCACGCCGAGCGGCCTGCGGGCCGAGGTGGCCGCCGGCCGACGCACCGCGACCCCGGCCGGCGGCCTCACCCTGCGCCTCGCCTACCGCGGCCCGCTGGACAGCGACCACCTGATCGACTTCCTCGCACTGCGTGCCGTCCCCGGTGTGGAGGAGGTCGTTCCCGGCGCCCGCCCGGGCGTCCGCACCTACCGGCGCACCCTCGCGCTCCCGTACGGCCACGGCATCGCCGAGGTCGACGGCCTGGCGCCGGCCGAGCCGCGCACCCGCGGCTGGCTGGACTGCCGCCTCTTCCTCGCCGACCTGCGCGACCTGCCGACCGCCGTCCAGCGCCTGCGCATCCTCTTCGACCTGGACGCCGACCCGCTCGCCGTCGACGAACAGCTCGGCGCCGACCCGGTGCTCGGCCCGCTGGTCCGTGAGCGCCCGGGCCTGCGCTCGCCCGGCCACGTGGACCCGCACGAACTCGCGGTCCGCGCCGTCCTCGGCCAGCAGGTCACCGTCGGGGCCGCCCGTACCCTGGCGGGTCGGCTGGCCGAGAAGTACGGCGCCGCGCTGCCCGAGCCCAGCGGCGGCCTGCGGCTGCTCTTCCCGACCGCGGCGGCGCTCGTCACCGCCGACCCGGAGGACTTCGCGATGCCCGCCGCCCGCCGCCGGGCGCTCACCGGCCTGTGCGCGGCGCTGGCGGAGGGCACGGTCCGCCTCGACAGCGGGGCCGACCGGGAGGAGGCCGCGGCCCGGCTGCTGGAACTGCCCGGCATCGGCCCCTGGACGGTCGGCTACCTGCGGATGCGGGCCCTCGCCGACCCGGACGTCTTCCTGCCGAGCGACGTCGGCGTCAAGCACGGCCTGGTCCGGCTCGGCGCCCCCGGCGACCCGAAGTCCGCCGCCCGCGCGGCCGAGGCCTGGGCGCCGTGGCGCTCCTACGCCGTCCACCGGCTGTGGGCCGGGCCCGTGATCATCAGTACCGGAACGGAGAACGCACGAGCATGA
- a CDS encoding methylated-DNA--[protein]-cysteine S-methyltransferase — MSTTANTETVSATTADATAADTTTVYTTMESPFGWLLLSGVLPEGGGPAALATVTAPGQKYALAEPADDWVLDPESLAEPVAQLTAYFAGERTEFDLPLAPVGTEFRRRIWAALDEIPYGTTVTYSELAELAGQEPRMVRAVGGAVGANPLLIVRPCHRVLGANGSLTGFAAGVDRKRWLLELENRTTLF, encoded by the coding sequence ATGAGCACCACCGCCAACACCGAGACCGTCAGCGCCACGACGGCCGACGCCACGGCCGCCGACACCACCACCGTCTACACGACCATGGAGAGCCCCTTCGGCTGGCTGCTGCTCAGCGGCGTCCTGCCGGAGGGCGGCGGGCCGGCCGCGCTGGCCACCGTCACCGCGCCCGGCCAGAAGTACGCGCTGGCCGAGCCCGCCGACGACTGGGTCCTCGACCCGGAGTCGCTCGCCGAGCCGGTCGCCCAGCTGACCGCCTACTTCGCCGGTGAGCGCACCGAGTTCGACCTTCCGCTGGCGCCGGTGGGCACCGAGTTCCGCCGTCGGATCTGGGCCGCACTGGACGAGATCCCGTACGGCACGACCGTCACCTACAGCGAACTCGCCGAGCTGGCCGGGCAGGAGCCGCGCATGGTCCGGGCGGTCGGCGGCGCGGTGGGCGCCAACCCGCTGCTGATCGTGCGCCCCTGTCACCGGGTGCTCGGCGCCAACGGTTCGCTCACCGGCTTCGCGGCGGGCGTGGACCGCAAGCGCTGGCTGCTGGAGCTGGAGAACCGGACGACCCTGTTCTGA
- a CDS encoding GNAT family N-acetyltransferase yields the protein MTTLRAGLSAQVRIEPWTDGDLALLRRVNTSEMKKHVGGPETEEQLLVRHRRYLDFVPSGLGCMYRIVLLPEGGPASGGTATGRAATGGTATGEPVGGEPVGGEAVGTVGYGTRTWEGESVHEMGWNVLPGFQGRGIAVAATRAAVAAARREAAHRYLHAFPSVDNPASNAVCAKAGFTLLGETDFEFPPGRFMRSHNWRVDLHGSE from the coding sequence GTGACCACACTACGGGCGGGCCTCTCGGCACAGGTACGGATCGAACCCTGGACGGACGGCGACCTCGCGCTGCTGCGCCGGGTCAACACTTCGGAGATGAAGAAGCACGTCGGCGGGCCGGAAACCGAGGAGCAGCTGCTCGTCCGGCACCGGCGCTACCTGGACTTCGTCCCGTCCGGGCTCGGCTGCATGTACCGGATCGTGCTGCTGCCGGAGGGCGGTCCTGCTTCCGGCGGGACGGCTACGGGCAGGGCGGCTACGGGCGGGACGGCTACGGGCGAGCCGGTCGGGGGCGAGCCGGTCGGGGGCGAGGCGGTCGGGACGGTCGGCTACGGCACCCGGACCTGGGAGGGCGAGAGCGTCCACGAGATGGGGTGGAACGTGCTTCCCGGTTTCCAGGGCCGGGGCATCGCCGTCGCCGCCACCCGCGCCGCGGTCGCGGCCGCCCGCCGCGAGGCCGCGCACCGGTACCTGCACGCCTTCCCCTCGGTGGACAACCCCGCCTCCAACGCGGTCTGCGCGAAGGCCGGGTTCACCCTGCTCGGCGAGACGGACTTCGAGTTCCCGCCCGGGCGGTTCATGCGCAGCCACAACTGGCGGGTGGACCTGCACGGTTCGGAATGA
- a CDS encoding MarR family winged helix-turn-helix transcriptional regulator: MPSSPHVPDSATESPDPAVEHARRLTDTVTRLRRALRSSIRTDYPWESLPMAQVELLQTLAAAPLRVGELAARQRLAPNTVSGLVGKLLDAGFVDRQADPGDRRTARIALTPAGRRQLDDWQRAHERRIATAFDTLDPADREAVVQALPALDRLARALAPPGAGADQG; the protein is encoded by the coding sequence ATGCCGTCGTCACCACACGTTCCCGACTCCGCCACCGAAAGCCCCGATCCGGCGGTCGAGCACGCCCGGCGGCTGACCGACACCGTCACCCGGCTGCGCCGCGCACTGCGCAGCAGCATCCGTACCGACTACCCGTGGGAGTCCCTGCCGATGGCGCAGGTCGAACTCCTCCAGACCCTCGCCGCCGCCCCGCTGCGCGTCGGCGAGCTCGCCGCCCGGCAGCGGCTCGCCCCCAACACCGTCAGCGGGCTGGTCGGCAAGCTGCTCGACGCCGGCTTCGTGGACCGCCAGGCCGACCCCGGCGACCGCCGCACCGCCCGGATCGCCCTCACCCCGGCCGGTCGGCGCCAGCTGGACGACTGGCAGCGCGCCCACGAACGCCGCATCGCCACTGCCTTCGACACCCTCGACCCCGCCGACCGCGAGGCCGTCGTCCAGGCACTGCCCGCGCTCGACCGGCTCGCCCGCGCCCTCGCCCCGCCGGGAGCCGGCGCCGACCAGGGCTGA
- a CDS encoding MFS transporter — protein sequence MNATALAVRLLTERPRPRGIAGWRHAHWLAVGTVCLGAFLGQLDASVIALVFPAIGRHFDVGFAAVEWVALAYLLVLVALLAPIGWLSDLVGRKTMYIGGFAVFGLSSLGAGFAGSLWILVGCRAVQAVGAAMMQANSVALVARGVPGHAMRRALGIQASAQGLGLALGPSLGGLLVERASWQWVFWVNVPIAVLGILAGWYLLPRTRTDGPAPVPGPRTGGAARRRRGDARFDLPGMLLLTGATTALLLALSTASGLPLPGWAVAALLIVAAVLTAALVHQERRAARPILAPGLVNTPGVRSGLVVALIGYLLLFCPLVLGPVLLADAGVSTARAGLVVTLLPAAFALAATVGGGLLPRGWSDVTRCRLGAAVAAAGLLLFALLPASAVAAGPLLVAGYGLGLLLPANNALVMRAIPAECSAVGGGMVNMARSLGTALGMALSVLGVHLAGAASGGRTVLFVLAVVAAAAALLTRPARAVRTVRTVRTARR from the coding sequence ATGAACGCCACCGCCCTTGCCGTACGGCTGCTCACCGAGCGGCCCCGGCCGCGTGGCATCGCCGGCTGGCGACACGCCCACTGGCTGGCCGTCGGCACGGTGTGTCTCGGTGCCTTCCTCGGCCAGCTCGACGCCAGCGTCATCGCCCTGGTCTTCCCCGCCATCGGCCGCCACTTCGACGTGGGCTTCGCCGCCGTCGAGTGGGTCGCCCTCGCCTACCTGCTCGTCCTGGTCGCCCTGCTCGCCCCGATCGGCTGGCTGTCCGACCTGGTCGGCCGCAAGACGATGTACATCGGCGGCTTCGCCGTCTTCGGCCTCTCCTCGCTCGGCGCGGGATTCGCGGGCAGCCTCTGGATCCTGGTCGGCTGCCGCGCCGTCCAGGCCGTCGGCGCCGCGATGATGCAGGCCAACAGCGTCGCCCTGGTCGCCCGCGGCGTCCCCGGGCACGCGATGCGGCGTGCGCTCGGCATCCAGGCCTCCGCGCAGGGCCTCGGACTGGCGCTCGGGCCGAGCCTCGGCGGACTGCTGGTCGAACGCGCCTCGTGGCAGTGGGTGTTCTGGGTGAACGTGCCGATCGCCGTGCTCGGCATCCTGGCCGGCTGGTACCTGCTGCCCCGCACCCGGACCGACGGTCCGGCCCCCGTACCCGGGCCCCGGACGGGCGGTGCGGCGCGGCGCAGACGGGGCGACGCCCGCTTCGACCTACCCGGCATGCTGCTGCTCACCGGCGCGACCACGGCACTCCTGCTCGCCCTGTCCACCGCCTCCGGCCTGCCCCTGCCAGGCTGGGCGGTCGCCGCCCTGCTGATCGTCGCCGCCGTGCTCACCGCCGCACTGGTGCACCAGGAACGGCGGGCCGCCCGGCCGATCCTGGCGCCGGGACTGGTCAACACCCCGGGAGTGCGGTCCGGCCTGGTGGTGGCGCTGATCGGCTACCTGCTCCTGTTCTGCCCGCTCGTGCTGGGCCCCGTACTGCTCGCCGACGCAGGGGTGTCGACGGCCCGCGCCGGCCTGGTGGTCACCCTGCTGCCCGCCGCCTTCGCCCTCGCCGCGACGGTCGGCGGCGGGCTGCTGCCCCGCGGCTGGTCGGACGTCACCCGGTGCCGCCTCGGCGCGGCCGTCGCGGCCGCCGGCCTGCTGCTGTTCGCGCTGCTGCCGGCCTCGGCGGTGGCCGCGGGCCCGCTGCTGGTCGCCGGCTACGGGCTGGGCCTGCTGCTGCCTGCCAACAACGCGCTGGTGATGCGGGCGATACCGGCGGAGTGCTCGGCGGTCGGCGGCGGCATGGTGAACATGGCGCGCAGCCTCGGTACGGCCCTCGGGATGGCGCTGTCCGTCCTCGGTGTCCACCTGGCGGGCGCGGCGTCCGGTGGACGGACGGTGCTGTTCGTCCTCGCCGTGGTCGCGGCGGCAGCCGCCCTCCTCACCCGGCCGGCCCGCGCCGTTCGTACGGTCCGTACGGTCCGTACGGCTCGTCGTTAG
- the pth gene encoding aminoacyl-tRNA hydrolase: protein MTPDVPWLIAGLGNPGPWFRLTRHNAGFLAADRLAERHGVRFRRSGIATRLAEFEVDGHRVLLAKPLWFINLSGRPVAALLRRHGVPVERLVVVQDDLDFAFGSARLKRGGGPGGHNGVRSVGEVLGTRDFIRLRFGIGRPPKGQSIGDFVLKKFSDDELAALPGELDRCADALETLVRLGLNRAQDTLNAPTAPTAPTAPTA, encoded by the coding sequence ATGACCCCTGACGTCCCCTGGCTGATCGCCGGACTGGGCAACCCCGGCCCGTGGTTCCGGCTGACCCGGCACAACGCGGGCTTCCTCGCCGCGGACCGGCTGGCCGAGCGGCACGGCGTCCGCTTCCGGCGCAGCGGAATCGCCACCCGGCTCGCGGAGTTCGAGGTCGACGGCCACCGGGTGCTGCTGGCGAAGCCGCTGTGGTTCATCAACCTGTCCGGCCGCCCGGTGGCCGCGCTGCTGCGCCGCCACGGCGTGCCGGTCGAGCGGCTGGTGGTCGTGCAGGACGACCTGGACTTCGCGTTCGGCTCCGCCCGGCTCAAGCGCGGCGGCGGCCCCGGCGGCCACAACGGCGTGCGCTCGGTCGGCGAGGTGCTCGGCACCCGCGACTTCATCCGGCTGCGCTTCGGCATCGGACGCCCGCCCAAGGGGCAGAGCATCGGCGACTTCGTGCTGAAGAAGTTCTCGGACGACGAACTCGCCGCACTGCCGGGTGAGTTGGACCGCTGCGCGGATGCCCTGGAGACCCTGGTCCGGCTCGGCCTGAACCGGGCCCAGGACACCCTCAACGCGCCGACCGCGCCGACCGCGCCGACCGCGCCGACCGCCTAA
- a CDS encoding DUF305 domain-containing protein: MWWPAALAAAVALALGVPALVASGTSASGSSSLSVPADDSPEAGFARDMATHHQQAVDLSFAVRDRTSDEPTRTLAFDIINTQANQRGMMMGWLDQWGLPQHSVAKPMAWMQMGHDYQAHDGSLMPGMATNAQIAKLRSLSGRDAEVYYLQLMIEHHKGGVEMAQGYVDLARNDAEKRLAQSMVVAQTSELELMTDMLKERGAAPGVPAS, translated from the coding sequence CTGTGGTGGCCGGCCGCGCTGGCCGCCGCCGTGGCGCTGGCGCTCGGGGTGCCGGCCCTGGTGGCGAGCGGGACCTCGGCCTCCGGCTCCTCCTCGCTGTCCGTTCCGGCGGACGACTCGCCCGAGGCCGGTTTCGCCCGCGACATGGCGACCCACCACCAGCAGGCGGTGGACCTGTCGTTCGCCGTCCGGGACCGCACCTCCGACGAGCCGACCCGCACCCTGGCCTTCGACATCATCAACACCCAGGCCAACCAGCGCGGCATGATGATGGGCTGGCTGGACCAGTGGGGGCTGCCGCAGCACTCGGTCGCCAAGCCGATGGCCTGGATGCAGATGGGCCACGACTACCAGGCGCACGACGGTTCGCTGATGCCCGGCATGGCCACCAACGCCCAGATCGCGAAGCTGCGTTCGCTCAGCGGGCGGGACGCCGAGGTGTACTACCTGCAGCTGATGATCGAGCACCACAAGGGCGGCGTCGAGATGGCCCAGGGCTACGTGGACCTGGCCAGGAACGACGCCGAGAAGCGGCTCGCCCAGTCGATGGTGGTCGCCCAGACCTCGGAGCTGGAGCTGATGACCGACATGCTCAAGGAGCGCGGCGCCGCCCCCGGCGTGCCCGCGTCCTGA
- a CDS encoding DUF3105 domain-containing protein, giving the protein MGSASKQSNKSGGKQAGLDRRARIAELRAAEQRRDRRNKVVASVAAGVLVIAAIATGTWVVMDQNQKKKDKEAAANADIPGVKTFGDLGRTHVKEKVNYPMTPPVGGDHNAVWLDCMGHVYDQPVENERAVHSLEHGAVWVTYNGKATPEDIKTLSDKVKTTPYSLMSPYPDEQGTITLNAWSTQLVVDSASDPRVNQFFTKYVQGKQTQEPGASCTMGQM; this is encoded by the coding sequence ATGGGTTCCGCCTCCAAGCAGTCCAACAAGTCCGGCGGCAAGCAGGCCGGCCTCGACCGTCGCGCTCGGATCGCCGAGCTGCGCGCCGCAGAGCAGCGCCGCGACCGCCGCAACAAGGTCGTCGCCTCGGTGGCGGCCGGCGTGCTGGTGATCGCCGCGATCGCCACCGGCACCTGGGTCGTCATGGACCAGAACCAGAAGAAGAAGGACAAGGAAGCCGCCGCCAACGCGGACATCCCGGGCGTGAAGACCTTCGGCGACCTGGGCCGCACCCACGTCAAGGAGAAGGTCAACTACCCGATGACCCCGCCGGTCGGCGGCGACCACAACGCGGTCTGGCTGGACTGCATGGGCCACGTCTACGACCAGCCGGTCGAGAACGAGCGCGCCGTCCACTCGCTGGAGCACGGCGCGGTCTGGGTGACGTACAACGGCAAGGCCACGCCGGAGGACATCAAGACCCTGTCCGACAAGGTCAAGACCACCCCGTACTCGCTGATGAGCCCGTACCCGGACGAGCAGGGCACCATCACCCTGAACGCCTGGAGCACCCAGCTGGTCGTGGACAGCGCCAGCGACCCCCGGGTGAACCAGTTCTTCACCAAGTACGTCCAGGGCAAGCAGACCCAGGAGCCGGGCGCCTCCTGCACCATGGGGCAGATGTGA